One genomic region from Paramicrobacterium agarici encodes:
- a CDS encoding asparaginase, producing MAQLGTFTADDARELAIVTRSGFVESRHVGSAVVLDQHGDVQRRIGTPEKPIFPRSSLKPFQAISVLNSGVQLRGAHAVLATASHTGTMKHMSTVRAMLATAGLTEDALRCPPALPQDEPTRNDMIRQGVGPQRIAMNCSGKHAAMLLACAANGWETESYLHPDHPMQRAVRDTVERFTGEKPAAMAIDGCGAPVFAVSLVGLARGIARVRTSSSSSPFAIYRNAGVLVEAVLEDPWGIQGPGTPNTLVIERLGVFAKLGAEGVMVMAAADGTTVALKMLDGSGRAATLVGLELLVRAGALARADVDALTPELGLAISGGDATVGQIEVSPTL from the coding sequence ATGGCACAGCTCGGCACGTTCACGGCAGACGACGCTCGGGAACTCGCGATCGTCACTCGCTCGGGATTCGTCGAGTCTCGCCATGTCGGCTCCGCTGTGGTGCTCGATCAGCACGGTGACGTTCAGCGCCGCATCGGCACGCCCGAAAAGCCGATCTTCCCCCGGTCATCGCTCAAGCCCTTTCAGGCGATCTCGGTGCTGAACTCTGGCGTGCAGCTGCGGGGAGCCCACGCGGTGCTCGCTACGGCGAGCCACACGGGGACGATGAAGCACATGTCGACGGTGCGTGCGATGCTCGCGACAGCCGGGCTCACAGAGGACGCTCTCCGCTGCCCTCCCGCGCTTCCCCAAGATGAGCCCACACGCAACGACATGATCCGGCAGGGCGTCGGACCGCAGCGCATCGCCATGAACTGTTCGGGAAAGCACGCGGCAATGCTGCTCGCGTGTGCCGCGAACGGATGGGAGACCGAGAGTTACCTGCACCCCGATCACCCGATGCAACGCGCTGTTCGTGACACGGTTGAGCGTTTCACGGGCGAGAAGCCGGCCGCGATGGCCATCGACGGGTGCGGCGCCCCCGTCTTTGCGGTGTCGCTCGTCGGACTCGCGCGCGGGATCGCTCGGGTTCGCACGTCGTCTTCCTCATCACCGTTCGCGATCTATCGCAACGCGGGTGTTCTCGTCGAAGCCGTGCTTGAGGACCCGTGGGGAATTCAAGGTCCAGGCACGCCGAACACGCTCGTGATCGAACGCCTCGGAGTCTTCGCCAAGCTCGGGGCCGAGGGCGTCATGGTGATGGCGGCGGCAGACGGCACGACTGTCGCGTTGAAGATGCTCGACGGCAGCGGCCGGGCGGCGACTCTCGTCGGTCTCGAGCTTCTCGTGCGCGCCGGAGCGCTCGCGAGAGCAGATGTCGACGCTCTCACTCCCGAACTCGGTCTCGCGATCAGCGGCGGAGATGCCACGGTCGGACAGATCGAGGTGTCCCCGACTCTCTAG